The window TCTCAATAAAAGCCTTTCCCAAAAAACGATTTCTGAACTGATTTCTGCGATGTGAGTGACTCTGGGAGAATTTTTGCCCTCCTGTGGGCTCTTACCTGTTTTTTGTTTTTTCATCACGTCAATTTCATCGAAAGAAAGCGTTTTAAACGTTCTTTTGGCCTAAACCCCTACTGAAAAACTTTGAAAAGAAGGCTTCACAACCGTTTTTTGGGAAAGTCTTATATTGAACAGGGTTGTCCCGTAGTTAGGTGAGTGGAATGAAGGTATGGATAGACATCACGAACGCTCCTCACGCTCACTTCTTCAAGGGTATAATCAGGGAGCTGGAGAAATCCGGTCACGAGGTTCTCATTACCACCCGTGAGTTCGATGGGTTAACCGGCATTCTGGACATGTTGGGATTCGATTACTACGTCGTCGGCAAGCATGGCGGCGCAACCCTGGAGGGCAAGCTCCTTGCAAGCACTGAAAGGATGTACAAGCTTTCCAAGCTTATCATTGAAGAGAAGCCGGATCTGGCACTCTACAAGCACTCTGCCGAGGCACCGAGAGTTGCTTTTGGGCTCAAGATTCCCTCCATCGGCTTCGTCGATAACGAGACGGCAGTTGCACAGAACAAGCTCATCCTTCCATATACCAGTCTATTGCTTTACCCAATTGCAATAGACGCCTACGAGCTGCTCAAATGCGGGGCCGATCCAAACGGCATGCGCCCGGTTAAGGGGTTCTCAGAGCTTGCCCATCTTTACGGATTCGTTCCCGACAGAAAAGTTCTCAAAGAGCTTGGTGTGAAAAAGAACGGCTACATAGTGATGCGCACCGAGCCCATAAAAGCTAACTATTTCAACGGCTCCGAGAAGAGTGTCCTTGAGGACATTATTCCAGTGCTGCCAGACGTTCCTATAGTTCTCTTTCCGAGAATAGAGGGGCAGAAAAGAAGGTTTGAGAGATTTTCCAACGTCATAATTCCGGAGAAATCTGTGGACAGCCTCAGCCTGCTATACTACGCCAGGTTGATGATAGGTGCCGGTGGAACGATGAACAGGGAGGCCATAGCTCTTGGCACTCCAACTATCTCAACGTATCCCGGCAGGCTCCTTGCGGTTACAAAATGGCTGGTCGAGAAAGGGGTTAAGTTTCACTCCACAGATCCGGTAAAGGTCGCGATGATGGCCGAGCGCATGATGGAGCTGAACGGAAGCTACAGGACATACATAAGAACAGTCATCAGCGGCTTTGAGAATCCGATGGATGTCATTCTCAAGGAGATAGAAACCTACGAGGAGTTTGGAACATTCAGGACAATGAAAGTGGAAGAATCAGCCAATTCCGGCGATGCTCGGAGTTATGTAGGCCTCAATGAACGCCGCAACAAGGAGAAGTAGTATTGAGAGAGCAAGAAGCCTCAGAGCCTTTACTGTCCCTCTTCTGAATCTTTCCCCGGCTTCTTCATCCCCATGGACTATTTCTCTGTACCATATTATACCCGCAACTCCTGCCACAGCCAGGGCTGGAATCTCGATGACCCCATGAGGGATTATCCCGAGGACTATCTGCCCCGTCGAGAGCTCCCCTGTAAGCTGGATAGCTCTTACAACCAAGCCGACAATGAAGCCGTTAAAGGCCATTATGAACCAGGGGCCGAGGCCAAAAAGCAGGCCCGAGAGCATCATGAAAAGAGCAACCATGGAGTTATTGGTGAATATTAGAACAAAGTTCTTGAAGCTGGAATCTGAAATTGGCCCGATTTCTTCGGCTATTTTCTTGACGGCATCTATAGCTACGTCGGGATTGCCAAGGGCGAAGGCGTAGCCCAAAAAGGACGCCGCGATGAACACCAGGAGTAGAAGAAGGAAAGTTCTTGCGGGAGAGCCCTTTTTTGATCCGGGCACCTCGCTCACCCTCACTTCTTAAGGGCATTCTTAAGGGCTATCTTGAAGTCCTCGACGTTCACGTAGGGCATCTCTATGTCCATCCTGACGGCAAAGAACTCGTCGATGATCTGCTCGAGCTCCTCCAGCCTGTGGCCCTCAAGCTCTCTTTCAAGGTCGTGGATAGCCTCCTCTGGGTGCATGAAGAAGTCCCCAGTTATCTTGACGTTCTCGGCTATCCCCTTCTCTTCGTCGAACTCTATCCTTATCAGGCCCTTCTTGGCCTTGTGCTCACCGACGTGGTGCTTCATACCCATCCCCAAAGTAAATCCCGCGGAGAACTTTTTAAAGGTTGGGTATAAGTGGTTGCGGTGGTGGGAATGGGATACACTGAGGTTAAAGAGAAGGTCAGGCTCATCTTAACGGAAGAACTTAAGAAGATGCTCCAGGAGAGCGGCAGGGAGTGGGAAGGTGAGGTAACCTTTGATGAGACTCCAAACATCGAGCTCGGCGACTTTGCCACGACGGTTTCCTTCCAGCTTGCGAGGGTCTTCAGGAAGGCGCCCAAACTAATAGCGGAGGAGATAGTTGAGCGCATTAAAGACAAGCTTCCTGGGGAAGTAAGCGACGTCAAGGCTGTAAACGGCTACATAAACTTCTACCTAAATTACGAGGCTTTTGGAAAGGACCTAGTCAGTGAGATTCTCAAAAGGGGCGAGCACTACGGTGAGAGCGAGTTTGGGAAGGGCAGGAAGGTCATTGTAGAGCACACTTCCGTCAATCCGACCAAGCCTCTTCACATGGGTCACGCGAGGAACGCTGTTCTCGGAGATACGATGGCAAGGATTATGCGCGCCCTGGGCTACAACGTTGAGGTTCAGAACTACATTGACGACCTTGGCGTTCAGTTCGCCCAGGTTCTCTGGGGATACCTCAACCTGAAAGAAGAGTTTGAACGGCTCGAGGCAGAGCTTAGGGAGAAGGGAGTCAAGGAAGACGTTATAGACCACGTTATGGGCCTTCTTTACGTCGAGGTTAACAAGCGCATAGAGGGGAATCCTGAGGTGGATAAAGAAGTCCGCGAGCTTATGAAGAAGCTTGAGGAGGGTGACAACGAGATAGCCGAAATCGGAAGGAAGCTTGCCGAGAGAGTCGTTAAGGCTCAGATGATGACGACCTATAGGATGAATATCACCTACGACCTCCTCAGCTGGGAGAGCGACATAATGAGGAGCGGCATTTTTGAGGAGGCCTACGGCCTTATCGAGAGCAATCCCAACTTCTTCTGGGCTGAGGAAGGTAAATACAAAGGAGCCTTCGTGATGGACCTCAGAAAGCTCTTCCCTGACATGAAAAACCCCTTCCTCGTCCTTAAGAGGAGCGATGGGACGGCAACTTACACCGGCAAGGACATAGCCTATCACCTCTGGAAGTTTGGCAAGGTTAGCTCAGACATGCTTTACAAACCGTGGGACAGGCTGGAAGACCACGAGACCTGGACGACGGCCCCCGACGGCGAGGAGATGTCCGGAAAGTTTGGTAAAGCGGATATAGTCATTAACGTCATCGGCGCCGAGCAGAAGCACCCGCAGATGGCCATAAAGTACGCCCTTCAGCTCCTTGGCTTTGAGGACTCGGCTCAGAACTTCCACCACCTCGCTTACGAGCACGTTGTGAGGCCAGAGGGCAAGTTCAGCGGAAGGAAAGGGACCTGGGTTGGCTTCACCGTTGATGAGGTTCTCAACGAGGCGGTTAGGAGGGCAAAGGAGCTCGTCGAGGAGAAGAATCCCAACTTAAGCGAGGAGGAGAAAGAAAAAATAGCGGAAGCCGTCGGCGTCGGTGCTGTTCGCTTTAACCTTGTCAAGTACAGCCCGGACAAGATAATCACCTTCCGCTGGGAGGACGTGCTAAACTTCGAGGGAGAGAGCGCCCCCTACGTGCAGTACGCCCACGCACGCTGTGCCTCAATCCTTAGGAAGGCCGAGGAGAGCGGCGTTAGCGTTGAGTGGGAGGAGCTCCTCAAGAGGGCTGACTTCTCAAAGCTCACCAACAGGGAGAAGGAGCTGATAAAGCTCCTTGCAAGGTTCCCGGAGATAATTGAGGGAGCAGGAAAGGACATCAAGCCGCATTTGATTCCATGGTACGCGAACGAGGTGGCGAGCCTCTTCAACAAGTTCTACATGGACCACCCTGTCCTCAAAGCGGAGGATGGAGTGAGGGAAGAGCGCTTGCTCCTTGTGCTGGCCACGAAGCAGGTGCTGAGGAACGCTCTGGCTCTGCTCGGCATAGAATCACCGGAGAAGATGTGAGAAAAGCTAAAATACTTTCCTTTTCTAACTTTTCCGGTGATGTTATGCGCGGTGTTATAGTTCCCCTTGTAACACCTTTTAACGAAGACTACTCTATTGATGTTCCTGCCCTTGAGGAACACATAGACTTTCTCCAGAAGGCCGGCGTTCATGGAATATTTATCAACGCGACCACTGGCGAGTTCACGAGCTTGAGCGTCGAGGAGAGAAAGTTCCTGGCCGAGAAGGGGCGTGAGCTTGTCAATACCACATTCTACCTTGTGGGAACGGCTTCCACGAACACATTTGAAGTCATAGAACTGACAAAGCACGCCCAAGACCTTGGCGCCGATTACGTTGTAATAGCTCCACCCTACTACTGCCCGCTGAACGAGACGGCCCTCTTTAGGCACTACTCGATGGTTGCCGAAAGAACCGATATCCCGATAATCCTCTACAATATTCCGAGCTGCGCAAACCCTCTGAGCGTTCAGCTTATTAAGCGGCTCGCCCTTGAGTACTCGAACATAGCTGGCGTCAAGGAGACGATAGACAGTGTGAACCACGTGAGGGACGTGATCATCGAAGTCAAAGGTGAGCGGGAGGATTTCATGGTGTTCACAGGCCTCGATCAGCACTTCCTTAATACCCTAATCCTTGGCGGTGATGGGGGGATAATGGCGTGCGCAAACTTCGCCCCAGAGGTTCACCTTGCACTCTATAAAGCCTTCCAGGAGAAGCGCTTTAAGGACGCGTTTATCTATGCCCAAAAGCTTGCAAGGCTCTCGAAGGTTTATGACTTGGCCTCATCTTTCGGTTCGGCGATAAAGCTTGCAATGAGCCTCAGAGGCTTCTCAATAAAGCCTGTCCTTAGACCCCCGTATATCATCGACGGAGATGAAGTAAAAGAAGAGATCAGAAAGCTCCTCCGGGAGGTGCTTTACTGAATCTTGTACCTCAAGAAGGCTCCAAGACCGCCAAAGGCCTTGTAGAACTGCTGACCCTCTTCGGTGTCGAGGGATATTATCTCAACCTCGGCACCGCTCTCTTCTGCCAGCTTTATGAGCTCCTCGGCGACGTCCCACTTCTCGAAGCTTATGTTCTGACTGCCGCACTTCGGGCAGTGGGTAAGCTTCTTCTTGTAAACATGGAACTCCTGCTCGCTCATTGTCTTGAGCTCCTCCCAGCCGCAGGCATTGCACTTCGCCTTAACCCTGACCTTGTCGTAGCCCTCGCTGATGAGGAGCGTGTCAACGGCACCGAGCTCTAGAGCCTTCCTGACTTCCCTCTCGCCGTAGGTTATCAGCCCAGTGTCCTTGACGAGGTGCCTGAAGAAGTCCTGGATGAGCTTCCTTTCCTTCACAGCTTCGTGCTCGCTGAGTATGTCGCTGGCCTTCTCAACGAGCTCTCTGAGGCCATATTCGCCGTGGTAGCTGATGTCAACGACTCCGATTACCTTCTTTCTGAGCTCATGGTGTAGGTAGTCGCCATCAACGAACTCTTCCTTGGTCGGCCCTGGGCCGCCTATGATGATTCCCTTGAGCTCACCCTTTTCAAGAAGCGGTAGGAAGGCCTTGGCGGCGTGCTCGGCGATTCTCTTCATGAACTCGTGGGTTTCCTGCTCACGAATCCTCTCGTAACGCCTCGCCGACTGACCACCTGCCCTCGTTTTTCCTGGGACGTTTGAGGTGAGATCATCGATAACCTCAATCCTCTTACCCCTCAGAAGGCCTATCGTGGCTTCGTTCTTCTCGACGGTTATTAGACCGTAGGCGTCCTTAACGCGGAGCATTTCCTCAAGAGGCTCCGTTACAAAGGTCTGGTCGCAGCGGTAAAGGCGAACCTTAAGGGGTTCCGGTGGAACTATGGCCCAAAGTTTTATATCGCTCACTCCCTCCTGCTCACTCACATTTCCAACGAAAAGGGCCAAACCGTTCTCGGGGGTTTTTCGATAGAGCTTGAGGTGCTGCATGGCTCTCTCAAGGGCACCAAGAACGTTCTTTCGGGTGGATTTTGATTTAATATTCTGGGCAGTTCCATACTCCTCCCTAAGCTGTTGCATGACCTTGTTTATGTCGTAGCCCGCTGGGATGTAGAGGCTTACAAGCTCGGTCGCTCGGCCTCGATAGCTCTTCAGCTCCTCCACTTTTTTCTTGAGCTCATACATTTCGGCTGATTTGTGAGACATGAGCATCACCCTCCAAAACTTCTCTCGCCCCAAGAAGGGCACGAAAAGGGAATTTATAAAGATTTAGATAGAGGCTAAAATCGAAATCTGGAGGGAGCTATAACCACGAGAGTATCACCAGCAAAATAACTCCCACGATGCCGCCTATGGCCACGATAAGGATGTTCAGGAAGGTGTACTCAACGTGTGCTATTCCGACGGTGTTGAGTATCCAGAGGAGTATTAGGCCGATAATTGCGTTGGTAACTAGGTACTTCAGAATGGCCACTGTCAGCTTAATAACTAGGTAAAGAGCAACCACCAGCAGGACTAAAAACAGCAGCGTTTCAATCATGAGACCACCTCAAGAGAGTTTTTCTAGGGTTTCCATCGCTATCTGGCCGAGTGGAACCCATTTCTTCCCTTCAAACGGGAGTATAACCTTGTCCTCAACATTTACGAGCTCTTCAACGTACTCCCTGGTCTCTTTAGCGTTGAGCTCACCGAGTAGTATCAGCGCAAAGCCCTTGGTGTTCTTGTCACCTTCTCTAATCTCCTCTATCAGGTCATTGATAATAGTGTCCTTAAGCTTCATTATTTTAGTCTGGAATCTACGGACAAGTTCGTAGGACAGAACCATTGCATTTTCCTTTACGTAGGGATTTCTATTCTTCGTGAGTTCCACCGCTTTTGGAAAGATTCTATCAATGTGGGATTCGAGAACTTCACCCCTCTGCTGGGCAATCATCCCAAGAATCAGGAGAGCATCTCCGCGAATTCCCGGCACACTATCGTCGAGGAGCTCAATGAGGCCATCGAGTGCCTTTTTGTCTTTCATGACCATTGTAATGATGTCACTAAACCGCTCTTCTTCTATGAGCTTTTTTATTTTATCTTTTTTTTGAGCCGAATGACAAGAATCCCATGGTATCACCCTAAAGCTAAATTGGGTGTGCTAATGTATTAAGTTTTTTGTTTGCCAACTTGGGTTTTAAAAATTTCCCACTAAACGATTATATAGAACACTTCAAACAGAAGCATAAACCCACAAATCTATCTATTTTTTTCTATAATGCTTTCCATTCTTGTTGAAATATTCTCCTCAATTGAGTCTTGGAACTCTCCAGCTTTGTGAATAGTCCCAAACCTTGGGCCAAAAACTTCCCTACGAACAGCATTATCAGAATAATTGCAATAGTTATCACAAAAAGATACTCCACTGAACCCTGAGCGTTTTTTTCTCATGCAAACCCTCCAACTAGTGATAAAGGTAAAAAGTTAAGATCGAGAATTTCGAACTTTAGCCTCCAGTTATGTTTCCTTCAAGTGCACTAGTTATATTGCTTTCCGCTTTATCGGCTATGTCACTTGCTCCTTGCCCTCTGTCGCTGAGCTGCCTCCAGACTATGAGGACTATGACCAGCGCGGCAGCAATCATAAACAGGTACTCAATAGCACCCTGGGCCTTTCTCTTCATTTTCTTCACCTCCGTGGGATTACTTCATACATTAATGCACTGAAAAAGCTTATATAGCTTTCTCCCCAAACTTAAGGAAAAGACCCTCAATACTGTGGAATCATCAGGGGTGGTCTTGTGGAGTTGTTAAGTCTCCAATGTGAATCCTCAAACATTGAAGATTGTATAAGTAATATCCTATCCAAGTCGCGGAAATTACTATCCTCGAAATCAGGTTTTATATCTTCCTCAAAGATAGCCCTAACTTTCGGTGCGTTCATGAACCTTACAGTAACTCTCCTAATAGATCCGCGTAGTAATATGTTAAAAGGCCTCCTTGCCGAGTATTCCACAGGCAGGAATAAAGAGGACGCGATAAACAAGACTCTGGAAAAAATTAACAGGTTCCTGCCCAGGGACGCACAAGTCGTCAACTTCGAAATAGGTACCTACACCACTCCCGTGACCAGAAGGACTTATGCAGTTGGTGTTGTTGTTTACAATGCACCCCTAGAGAAAAAATCCTTCACTGAGCTCACGATAAAAGAACGCAGAGAACTGCTGGCCGGTGTTCTGGAGTCCTTCAACTACAATCCGAAGGTTCTTAACATATCCGAAATCGCTAGAATGTTCGGTGTTTCGAGGGACTCAATATACTATGATATCGAACAAATCTTAAAGGAAAGAAAGATCAACCGGTGACCCAGAGCGGTCTCGGTGTTGCAGAAATTAGGAAGATCATCACTGCCAGAATAACCAAGACGAGCCTTTTCTTTGAGATTGAGGAGACCTCATCGAGTGCTCCAGGATTTCCGACCGAACCCATCAGGAGCACAAGCATGCCCCAAATGAGCCAGCCGACCCAGAGAAAGCTCATGCCTATGAGAACTAAACCAACAGCAATCGTGAGATAGCGGTGCGTCTTCTCACTGAGGAAGGCCCTTGCTATGTGGCCGCCATCAAGCTGAGCAGCAGGAATGAGGTTTAAGAAAGTCACTAGAATGCCCACCCATCCAGCAATGGCAACGGGATGTAAGAAAATCACTGTATCCTCTGGGAAAGTCACGATGTATTTCTCCAAGAGCAGGAATATCAGATTCTCCCCAAAGACTATACTGCCTTCTGTGGGCGAGACAAGTTCCGCTGGCACTGGAATGGAAAGTCTAAGTCCGATTATGCTTACCGGGAGGGCTATCAAAAACCCAGCTATTGGTCCGCTGATACCAAGGTCTATTGCTGCATTCCTTGTGGGCAGTGGTGATTTTACCCTGATTACTGCCCCAAGCGTCCCCAGCATGCTAGGGAAGGGAATGAAGTATGGCATTGTAGCTCTAACGCCATGATACGCCGCGGCTATCTTGTGGCCAAGCTCGTGGGTTCCCAGTATTGCCATGACACTTATCGAGAACGCAATCGCGTTGAGATAAGGGTTTCGTATTCCAGGAAGACCGTAGTAATTAAGGGTATCTATGTAGGCCAGCGAGAGGTAGTAACCGGCCAGGAATGTAGTGAAAATCGTCGCGATGAGGAAGATCCACGGCAACCACCTGTTGTCCTCCTTTATTTCCTGGGCAGGGAAGACAAAGAGCAGCACTTTACCCTCACGCTTCTTGAGAGCGGCCCAATAGCCGAGTTCTTCAAGCTCTCTTAGGACTCTCTCAAAGTTATTTTCCATTATCCCTTGAACTTCAAAGACGAAGACGTTGCCATCTATCTGTTTTAGTTCAAGATTATAGAACTCCTTCAGCTTTTCTTTGAGGTTCTCCGGGAGGGAAGGCCTGCTTGGCTGGACCTGCACTGTGAGCTCTTGGGACTCCGTATAGAATCCTACCAGAACCATGTCCCTTCCACAGCGAGGACAGGCTTTCTCGAGCAGTGGCTCGGATGAATCTAGGATCTCCCTATGTCCACAGTTGATGCACTCGTAGATGCCCCTCGACATTTTTTGCACTCCCTAAAAAGAATTGAAACGGACCTTAAAAATGCTATTCCTCAACTTCGACCAGTCCCTCGTCGGCTTTGACCCTGACCCTCTGTCCACTCTTGAGCTTGGAGACGTCTATGCCATCAACCATAGGAATACCCGCTATTATAGCTCCTGTTGCCACTATTGTCTCGGCCTCACCGACGATTATTGCCTTCGGCGCCTTTCCGTTCTTCTTAAGGGCGTAGATAACGTAAGAGCCAACGGTTGATCCCTTACCACGTGGAAATGCCAGGACTTTTCCAGCTATGCTCTGGCCCCTTATATCGCTCTCGGCGTCGGTAACTATTCCTGTATTGGGGTCAACGCCGCCGAGGAATGAAAGGGGCTTCTGCGAGACTATCAGTTCTCCCTCAGCCTTGCCACCGACGATCTTTCTGCCCTTGAGTTTCATTTTCTCACCTCACGGTGCCTCTTTTATGAGGTTTTCTGCATCGTCGAGCCTAACCTTGAAGCCAAAGGACCGGAAGTAGAAGGCTGATTTTCCGCTGTTGGTGGCCACTCCTCTGTACCAGCCCTTTATCGGCGAGACTACGAAGCATATGTCGGGAATAATCCTGCCGTTGTAGCGCTCTATGATCTCGGTGTAGCCTAGAGAATCTGCCAATGCCTTAACTGCTCTGCTTGCAGTGATAAAGAGAGGTATCTTCAAGGGTCTCCCGCGCATTCTCAGCAGTTCGGTGATTTCCTTAATCTCTGCTAGGGAAGCGTGTGGGCAACCAATTAGAATCATGTCTATCTCACTCCAGTCATCGGCGAACTGCTCCCTAACGGCTCTGATATCGGAATCCTCAACGGTTATCGTTTCGAGCTTGTCAGTTATAGCATCTCTATATTCAGGGGTCTCACCTTCCACATGATATAGAGCTATAGAGCCGCTCGCGGCCATAGCGGCGCCCATCTCTTTGAGATACTCAGTCATCTCGGGCTTCAGGCCTTTGATGTATGGCACGTCATTGCCGAGGATTTTTCCAAGGTGATAACCTAAGGCCGCATAGTCCACGAAAGTCCTGACGTTTGCATCAACACTGATTATGACGGTTGCTTTCCTGTTTTTGTCCAGATGCAGGCCGTAGTTAGGAGTTTTGCCCACTATCGCGGCGGCTAAACTTGAAGGTCCTCCTTCGCGGTTGGTCCTCGCACCCAAAATCGAGTTGGCGAAGCTTACCGCTGAACTTTCGCTCCAGGCCAAGTGATCACCGAACTTTGGAAGATTTGCCCCGTAGTAGGGGGTGCACGTGGAGGTAACTTCTATGCCCATCTTCCTGTAAAGCCCCAGAACTTCCAGCTGCTTTTCCATGAACTCGTCGTCGCCTATTCCCGCTGGGTTGAGGGTTGTGTAGACGCTGACTTTGGCTCCAGCTTCGACGAAGTCTCTCAGGAACTCGATTCCAGCGTCGCCGATGTTTTTGTATGAAACACCAGCAACCTGAGCACTTTTAATTGGAATGAGCCTGTCAGCACCGTAGATTTCTCCCAGAGCCACGAGTATCTCCATGGCCTTCTGGAGGGCGTAGCCGTATTCGCCGGCCAGGATGAGTTCTTCCTCTTTGGTCAGGTACATTCTACCACCAGAGAATCTGGGGAAAGAGGAGTTATAAACTCTTCTTTTCAACACTTATTAACCGTAAAATTATTATACTAAAAAGTTCTAATTTTTAGTGACATCATCGGAGGTGTCTACCATGACATCTCCAGTAAAAAAGTTGCAATGGTAATAGTTTTTTTGAGGCAATAGTCGCAGGCTCAGTCAAGCCAGTGGGAGCATGGGGGGCTATATACGACGTGGTTCTATACGATACCGGGCCTGACTTTTATGCAACGAGAACGAATAGGTTTCTGGCCGTACACTTACAAGTTTACAATGCAAGGTACTCTTGGGACATACACGACTTCATGGTACCAGGGGTCGGGGTGGGGGTACATCATTATTCCAGTTCTCGGGGTGTATGTTCTAGATTATGCGGCGGCAGAGTTAACTAATAGCGCCGGATTTAGATTATTCAGAACTTATACGGAGCCTGGATTTACAGAAAGTTTCTATTACCCCTACCCGAGAGATAATGAAGGAGGCCCTCGCTCTGAGTTGGAAATAGGTTGGCATTATGTGAATGTTTACGAGAGGTAGAGGGGGTGATCCCTATGAAAAAGATACTAGCACTCATTATTATGTTGTTCATTGGAAGTGTTCTCGGAACAGCGTATGCTCTTGTTGAGCCTCCATCCAAGGATACTCTAGTTACCTCTGCGAGAACTCTAGTTGCTTACAATTTCACGAGAAGTATCGAGTTTAATCAGTATTATGTACATGTTATTGAGCAGAATGGGGTCAGAAAAGTTATGAAAGATCTCACATATATTGGTAAAGTTATTACAGTAGGACACATTGACATGAGAAAGGAAACAGTGAAGGCGATGGAGGAGTTCTATGTCAATGGAACCCTTCTGACACGTGCCCAGGTGATAGTAAACTTGAACACTGGGGAGATTAAGGGGACTATCATGTTGAACAATGGAACGACAATGGACTTGACAGAATTCTGGAGTCAGTACTATGGTATTGAAAAGGATGAGGCCATTACTATGTTCGAAGACAATCTTCCGATGATAGCATTCAGGCTTCTTGTCCTCAACTCAACAGGTCTATCTAGGATACAGTTGCAACTATCTACAACGGATAGGATTCTAATGGGTCTTGGACTTAAAGAAAGGTTGTTTGCGTATAGGTTCACGTCCCTCTCAGGAAAAGAGTGGACTGTATTGGTGAATTCAAGGGGCATTCCAGTACGGTTCGAGTCCCAAGATAAGGACTTGAAAGTTACGGTTGTTGTGCAACCTTCTGAGTAACATAGTGATTTTTTAGTTTTCTTATTTTGATACCTCCCCCGCAAAATTTATAAACCCTCCACGGTTCACTAACTAACGGGTCGAGCAGCGGGGTGGGGCAGCTAGGAGTGCCCGCCGGGCTCATAACCCGGAGGTCGGAGGTTCAAATCCTCCCCCCGCTACCATACTGTTTTGGGTTGTATCTTCTTGCCTATGTCTCTTGTACTAAACTTCGAGCAACTTCTCAGGTTGACCTGTTTTTGGATTGTGGATCAGTTCCAGTTGCAAATTTTGCAACGCTTGATTTGAAACATTAAGCGTATTGTGGAGTGAATTCCAAGCTTTCAGAGCTCATTCACTGTTGTTGACAGCTAGGACTATTTTTTCTAAACTCTCTAAAGTACTTATGGACATCCTACGAAACTTTTATTTACGTTTGCCACATAAATCTCGTGGGGATGAATATGAAACGGGGAGTTTCTAGTATCGAGTATTTGTTTCTTATTGCTGTGGCACTGGTAATAGTACTGTTTGTCATTCACCAGCTGGTAGTAATGACTTCTGATTACACAGACGTAATGGAAACTATTTCAACTGAAATAGCACAGGAACTTGCAAACCAGTCATGCAACGGGACGTCTAAAATCGTGATATACTATGTTCATTATGATGCCAAGGGAAACGACAATTATCCCTGGAACCTGAATGACGAGTACATTGTTATAGCTAACCTGGGGTGCAAAGACGAAGAACTGAGTGGATGGAAGCTGGTGGATGAAAAAAAGCATACATACACTTTCCCGAGTGGAGTTATTGTGAAAGCGGGAAAAACGGTAACT of the Thermococcus onnurineus NA1 genome contains:
- a CDS encoding HEAT repeat domain-containing protein, giving the protein MVMKDKKALDGLIELLDDSVPGIRGDALLILGMIAQQRGEVLESHIDRIFPKAVELTKNRNPYVKENAMVLSYELVRRFQTKIMKLKDTIINDLIEEIREGDKNTKGFALILLGELNAKETREYVEELVNVEDKVILPFEGKKWVPLGQIAMETLEKLS
- a CDS encoding aconitase X catalytic domain-containing protein, translated to MYLTKEEELILAGEYGYALQKAMEILVALGEIYGADRLIPIKSAQVAGVSYKNIGDAGIEFLRDFVEAGAKVSVYTTLNPAGIGDDEFMEKQLEVLGLYRKMGIEVTSTCTPYYGANLPKFGDHLAWSESSAVSFANSILGARTNREGGPSSLAAAIVGKTPNYGLHLDKNRKATVIISVDANVRTFVDYAALGYHLGKILGNDVPYIKGLKPEMTEYLKEMGAAMAASGSIALYHVEGETPEYRDAITDKLETITVEDSDIRAVREQFADDWSEIDMILIGCPHASLAEIKEITELLRMRGRPLKIPLFITASRAVKALADSLGYTEIIERYNGRIIPDICFVVSPIKGWYRGVATNSGKSAFYFRSFGFKVRLDDAENLIKEAP
- a CDS encoding site-2 protease family protein, whose product is MSRGIYECINCGHREILDSSEPLLEKACPRCGRDMVLVGFYTESQELTVQVQPSRPSLPENLKEKLKEFYNLELKQIDGNVFVFEVQGIMENNFERVLRELEELGYWAALKKREGKVLLFVFPAQEIKEDNRWLPWIFLIATIFTTFLAGYYLSLAYIDTLNYYGLPGIRNPYLNAIAFSISVMAILGTHELGHKIAAAYHGVRATMPYFIPFPSMLGTLGAVIRVKSPLPTRNAAIDLGISGPIAGFLIALPVSIIGLRLSIPVPAELVSPTEGSIVFGENLIFLLLEKYIVTFPEDTVIFLHPVAIAGWVGILVTFLNLIPAAQLDGGHIARAFLSEKTHRYLTIAVGLVLIGMSFLWVGWLIWGMLVLLMGSVGNPGALDEVSSISKKRLVLVILAVMIFLISATPRPLWVTG
- a CDS encoding helix-turn-helix domain-containing protein, whose protein sequence is MNLTVTLLIDPRSNMLKGLLAEYSTGRNKEDAINKTLEKINRFLPRDAQVVNFEIGTYTTPVTRRTYAVGVVVYNAPLEKKSFTELTIKERRELLAGVLESFNYNPKVLNISEIARMFGVSRDSIYYDIEQILKERKINR
- a CDS encoding lamin tail domain-containing protein, which encodes MKRGVSSIEYLFLIAVALVIVLFVIHQLVVMTSDYTDVMETISTEIAQELANQSCNGTSKIVIYYVHYDAKGNDNYPWNLNDEYIVIANLGCKDEELSGWKLVDEKKHTYTFPSGVIVKAGKTVTVHTGSGTDTDTDLYWGSSWGAVWDNDGDTAYLYDASENLVDSCSWTGKEGGAVSCH
- a CDS encoding class III signal peptide-containing protein, with the protein product MKRKAQGAIEYLFMIAAALVIVLIVWRQLSDRGQGASDIADKAESNITSALEGNITGG
- a CDS encoding DUF126 domain-containing protein, whose amino-acid sequence is MKLKGRKIVGGKAEGELIVSQKPLSFLGGVDPNTGIVTDAESDIRGQSIAGKVLAFPRGKGSTVGSYVIYALKKNGKAPKAIIVGEAETIVATGAIIAGIPMVDGIDVSKLKSGQRVRVKADEGLVEVEE